From the Carassius gibelio isolate Cgi1373 ecotype wild population from Czech Republic chromosome B25, carGib1.2-hapl.c, whole genome shotgun sequence genome, one window contains:
- the fbxl9 gene encoding uncharacterized protein fbxl9: MESPHLPAEIISYILSFLHVTDRKEASLVCKSWYDACQDPQFQKNVTFKFPVSTSSLDFIRSLARSPRCGLVISHVDGSSLSRQVLMEVGLHLGPRLDSLALPGSSVTETSLLGLLPHLTGLRKLDLQGLDSLFMSGAFLSREEHRRQVQNALRNLEELDLSDLRYLSDLSFNRLTSCTPRLRSLSLAGCHISFEFDPYRGCPVGFGSSALVSLRNLLSFLQKQAATLHSLDLSRTSITPESLRSIATLPGLRLEELSLHGCKELTDYSIEILCKQQSGLRMLDLRACTELTSRTVLAVATELKELRSLSLSQDWKITDKGLAELMTLPSLNSLDLSECLHVSGADLVKGLSSPQPRAHFETLSLRNCTYIKDTVMLSLTQLLGSNLRELDLTSCVCLTDLSVRAITTYLPALVVLRLGWCKEISDWGLLGMVEPTKDCEPTDKKEYKGPSFTRTFGNMGFFQPPSLPFQEKPRLVTEEDLGAFREHQEGASLLALRGLQELDLSACFKLTDTSITQVLHFPDLQRLSLSMLPEISDDSLVSVAYHCRSLTSLALSHCPQISDQGMARALPLLHKLQHLFLACCDAVTNETLAIIALHCDRLRTLDVSMCKDITVHQVDLLQSQLPFLKKVQCRFANGADFTMV; encoded by the exons ATGGAGAGTCCACATTTACCTGCTGAG ATAATTTCTTACATACTGAGTTTCCTTCATGTAACGGATCGAAAGGAGGCGTCACTGGTGTGTAAGAGCTGGTATGATGCATGCCAAGACCCCCAGTTTCag aaaaatgtcactttcaaGTTCCCCGTTTCCACATCTTCACTGGACTTTATCCGTTCACTTGCAAGGAGCCCTCGCTGTGGCCTAGTCATCAGCCATGTTGATGGATCCAGCCTGTCAAGACAAGTACTAATGGAGGTGGGGCTTCACCTCGGCCCTCGCCTGGACAGTCTGGCTCTACCTGGCAGCAGCGTCACAGAGACCTCACTGCTGGGCCTCCTGCCACATCTGACTGGCCTTCGCAAGCTGGACCTCCAGGGGCTGGACAGCCTCTTTATGTCTGGAGCTTTTTTGTCAAGAGAGGAGCACCGGCGACAG GTCCAGAATGCTTTGAGGAATCTGGAGGAACTGGACCTGTCTGATCTGCGCTATCTCTCAGACCTCTCTTTTAATCGGCTGACGAGTTGCACGCCCAGGTTACGCAGTCTGTCCCTGGCTGGATGTCACATCTCTTTTGAGTTCGACCCATACAGAGGTTGCCCGGTGGGGTTTGGCTCTTCCGCTCTAGTTTCCCTCCGTAACCTCCTGAGTTTCTTGCAGAAGCAGGCCGCCACGCTCCACAGCCTGGACCTGAGTCGCACCAGCATCACTCCCGAGTCGCTCCGCTCCATAGCTACGCTGCCCGGCCTGCGTCTGGAGGAGCTGAGTCTACACGGCTGTAAAGAGCTGACGGACTACTCCATAGAAATCCTCTGCAAGCAGCAGAGCGGTCTGAGGATGCTGGACCTCCGAGCCTGTACGGAGTTAACCAGCAGGACGGTGCTGGCCGTGGCCACTGAGCTGAAGGAGCTGCGGTCGCTGTCCCTCTCGCAGGACTGGAAGATCACGGATAAAGGCCTGGCCGAGCTGATGACGCTGCCGAGCTTGAATAGTCTGGATCTGTCGGAGTGTCTGCATGTCAGTGGTGCAGACCTGGTGAAGGGATTGTCCTCTCCACAGCCCCGGGCTCATTTCGAGACCCTTAGCCTTAGAAACTGCACTTACATAAAG GATACAGTCATGTTGTCCCTGACACAGCTGCTCGGCTCtaacctgagagagctggacctcaCTTCCTGTGTCTGCCTCACTGACCTGAGCGTTCGTGCCATCACAACATACCTCCCTGCGCTGGTGGTGCTGCGGCTCGGCTGGTGCAAAGAGATCTCCGACTGGGGGCTGCTGGGAATGGTGGAGCCCACCAAAGATTGTGAACCAACAGACAAAAAG GAGTATAAAGGCCCGAGCTTTACAAGGACGTTTGGGAACATGGGCTTTTTCCAGCCTCCCAGCCTGCCGTTCCAGGAGAAGCCACGTCTCGTGACCGAAGAGGACCTCGGGGCCTTTAGAGAGCATCAAGAGGGAGCGTCGCTTTTGGCCCTCAGGGGTCTTCAGGAACTGGACCTGTCGGCATGTTTCAAGTTAACTGACACCAGTATAACACAG GTACTCCATTTCCCAGACCTGCAGCGTCTCTCGCTTTCTATGCTGCCTGAGATCAGCGACGACAGCTTGGTGTCCGTAGCCTATCACTGCCGCAGCCTCACCAGCCTGGCGCTCAGCCACTGTCCCCAGATCAGTGACCAGGGCATGGCGCGGGCCCTTCCGCTCCTTCACAAACTGCAGCATCTGTTCCTGGCCTGCTGCGACGCAGTTACCAACGA AACTCTTGCTATAATCGCGCTGCACTGCGACAGACTCCGGACACTTGATGTGTCTATGTGTAAGGATATCACAGTGCACCAGGTGGACCTCCTCCAGTCCCAGCTGCCCTTCCTCAAGAAAGTCCAGTGTCGCTTTGCCAATGGGGCAGATTTTACTATGGTATAA